CGAGCTGTTCGGCCGGGTGAAGTCCGTCCAGGCACTCACCGCCACCCACATCCCGCAGCGCTGGGACGAGCAGGGCAAGCCCTACGACGCCACCGCCGACGACGCGGCCTACGGCGTCTTCGAGCTCGACGGCGGGGCCATCGCGCAGATCAACTCCTCCTGGACCGTCCGCGTCAACCGCGACGAGCTGGTCGAGTTCCAGGTCGACGGCACCGAGGGCTCGGCCGTCGCCGGACTGCGCAACTGCCGCGTCCAGCACCGCTCCGCGACCCCCAAGCCGGTCTGGAACCCCGACATCCCCGCCACCGAGGTCTTCCGCGACCAGTGGCAGGAGGTCCCCGACAACGGCGAGTTCGACAACGGCTTCAAGGCCCAGTGGGAGCTGTTCCTCAAGCACGTCTACGCCGACGCCCCCTACCACTGGGACCTGCTGGCCGGCGCCCGCGGCGTCCAGCTCGCCGAGCTCGGCCTGAAGTCCTCCGCCGAGGGCCGCCGCCTCGAGGTCCCGGAGGTCACGCTGTGACCCTCCGGCTGCCCGACGCCGACGGCGGCCTGCGGACCTATGAACCCCGCACCGAGCCGCTCGCCCTCACCACCGGCGCACCCTTCACCTCCCGCACGGTCTACTCGGCGGCGCACGTCGTCGCCGACCCCTTCGCGGACGTGTCGCCCGACTCGCCCGCCGCCGTCGACTGGGACGCCACCCTCGCCTTCCGCCGCCACCTGTGGTCCCACGGACTCGGCGTCGCCGAGGCGATGGACACCGCGCAGCGCGGCATGGGCCTGGAATGGGCGGGCGCGGCCGAACTGATCCGCCGCTCCGCCGCCGAGGCCAAGGCCGTCGGCGGCCGTATCGCCTGCGGCGTCGGCACCGACCAGCTCACCGCCGGCGGGACGCTCGCCGAGGTCCGCGCGGCCTACGAGGAGCAGCTCGCCCTCGTCGAGGCCTCCGGCGCGCACTCCATCCTGATGGCCTCGCGCGCCCTGGCCGCGGCGGCGACGGGCCCCGAGGACTACCTGGACGTCTACGGCCATCTGCTGCGCCAGTCCGCCGAGCCGGTGATCCTGCACTGGCTGGGCCCGATGTTCGACCCGGCGCTGGAGGGCTACTGGGGCTCCTCCGACCTGGACGCGGCCACGGACACCTTCCTCGAGGTCATCGCCGCCCACCCCGACAAGGTGGAGGGCATCAAGGTCTCGCTGCTGGACGCCGGGCGCGAGATCGACATCCGGCGCAGGCTGCCGCAGGGCGTGCGCTGCTACACCGGCGACGACTTCAACTACCCGGAGCTGATCGCGGGCGACGAGAAGGGCTTCAGCCACGCCCTCCTCGGCATCTTCGACCCGCTGGGCCCCTTGGCGGCGGAGGCGGTCCGCGTCCTCGACACGGGGAACGTAACG
The window above is part of the Streptomyces sp. NBC_00425 genome. Proteins encoded here:
- a CDS encoding dihydrodipicolinate synthase family protein; its protein translation is MTLRLPDADGGLRTYEPRTEPLALTTGAPFTSRTVYSAAHVVADPFADVSPDSPAAVDWDATLAFRRHLWSHGLGVAEAMDTAQRGMGLEWAGAAELIRRSAAEAKAVGGRIACGVGTDQLTAGGTLAEVRAAYEEQLALVEASGAHSILMASRALAAAATGPEDYLDVYGHLLRQSAEPVILHWLGPMFDPALEGYWGSSDLDAATDTFLEVIAAHPDKVEGIKVSLLDAGREIDIRRRLPQGVRCYTGDDFNYPELIAGDEKGFSHALLGIFDPLGPLAAEAVRVLDTGNVTGFRSLLDPTVELSRHLFQTPTRFYKTGVVFLAWLAGHQSHFTMVGGLQSARSLPHFARAYELADGLGLFPDPKLAEERMRNLLALYGVSQ